In one Novosphingopyxis iocasae genomic region, the following are encoded:
- the gatC gene encoding Asp-tRNA(Asn)/Glu-tRNA(Gln) amidotransferase subunit GatC, which yields MSVDTQTVLKIARLARIAISEDEARALEPELNNILGFVEQLGEVDTSGVEPMTAVIPNHLRLREDAVTDGQKRAEVLANAPVSEEGFFGVPKVIE from the coding sequence ATGTCAGTCGATACGCAGACCGTCCTGAAGATCGCCCGCCTCGCGCGGATCGCTATCAGCGAGGACGAAGCCCGGGCGCTGGAGCCCGAACTCAACAACATCCTTGGTTTCGTCGAACAGCTCGGCGAAGTCGATACCAGCGGCGTCGAGCCGATGACGGCGGTGATCCCCAATCATCTGCGCCTGCGCGAGGATGCGGTGACCGATGGGCAGAAACGCGCCGAGGTGCTGGCCAATGCGCCGGTGAGCGAAGAGGGCTTTTTCGGCGTGCCGAAGGTGATCGAATAA
- a CDS encoding DUF3089 domain-containing protein — protein MARKFLYFIAICIVLVLGAGLAWSQFGDRFLRYASVPDVAFVKQEKLAQNVYDDPAMWFARPGRRKSVVNWLPPGIQPQGKGDAAIFFIHPTSYLAKDHWNAPLDDEESQRRAGLFLQGMASAFNAAGEIWAPRYRQAAFGAFLTDKPEGQMALDAAYQDVDQAFDAFLEGIGPDQPIVLAGHSQGALHLEHLLRDRIAGTPLAKRVVAAYVVGWPISETTDLPSLGLPQCEAPDQPGCILSWLSYAEPADFSFIEKAYNGTTGFDGASRNGTPILCTNPLTGTADGDAPIEANLGTLVPNDDLTAGELVPASVPARCDPKGFLLIGDPPQLGPYVLPGNNYHVYDYPLFWANVRADVGRRLDAYESQ, from the coding sequence TTGGCTCGCAAGTTCCTGTATTTCATCGCGATCTGCATCGTGCTCGTTCTCGGTGCTGGCCTGGCCTGGTCCCAGTTCGGGGACCGTTTCCTGCGATATGCGAGCGTGCCCGATGTGGCATTCGTGAAGCAGGAGAAGCTCGCACAAAATGTCTATGACGATCCGGCTATGTGGTTCGCCCGCCCCGGCCGCCGCAAATCGGTGGTGAATTGGCTGCCCCCCGGCATCCAGCCTCAGGGCAAGGGCGATGCGGCGATCTTCTTCATTCACCCCACCAGCTACCTCGCCAAGGACCATTGGAACGCCCCGCTGGACGATGAGGAATCGCAGCGCCGGGCGGGGCTGTTCCTGCAGGGCATGGCATCCGCCTTCAATGCCGCCGGGGAAATCTGGGCACCGCGCTACCGCCAGGCCGCCTTCGGCGCGTTCCTGACCGACAAGCCGGAAGGGCAGATGGCGCTCGACGCCGCCTATCAGGATGTCGATCAGGCGTTCGACGCCTTTCTGGAGGGTATCGGGCCGGATCAGCCGATCGTGCTTGCCGGGCACAGCCAGGGCGCGCTTCATCTGGAACATCTGCTGCGCGATCGCATTGCCGGCACCCCGCTCGCGAAGCGAGTCGTCGCGGCTTATGTCGTCGGCTGGCCGATCAGCGAGACGACCGATCTTCCCTCGCTCGGCCTGCCTCAGTGCGAGGCCCCGGACCAGCCGGGCTGCATCCTCAGCTGGCTGAGCTATGCCGAACCCGCCGACTTCAGCTTCATCGAAAAAGCTTATAACGGCACCACCGGTTTCGACGGAGCGAGCCGCAACGGTACGCCGATCCTGTGCACCAACCCCCTCACCGGCACTGCCGATGGCGATGCGCCGATCGAGGCCAATCTCGGCACGCTCGTGCCCAATGACGATCTGACCGCGGGTGAGCTGGTGCCCGCCTCGGTGCCTGCACGCTGCGATCCGAAGGGTTTCCTCCTAATCGGCGATCCGCCACAACTCGGCCCCTATGTGCTGCCGGGGAACAACTACCATGTGTATGATTACCCGCTGTTCTGGGCCAATGTGCGCGCCGACGTGGGAAGGCGCCTCGATGCCTATGAGTCGCAGTGA
- the ruvX gene encoding Holliday junction resolvase RuvX yields the protein MRALLPSGGALIGLDLGTKTIGTAFCDAGWSFATPATTIKRRKFLADREELRTAIASRNVRGIVLGLPRNLDGSEGPRAQSTRAFARNIADLGLPILLWDERWSTQAVERSMIEQDVSRGKRAERIDSAAAAYILQGAIDALMLG from the coding sequence ATGCGTGCGCTGCTGCCAAGCGGCGGCGCGCTGATCGGGCTGGACCTTGGCACGAAGACCATCGGCACCGCCTTCTGCGATGCCGGCTGGAGCTTCGCGACGCCCGCCACCACCATCAAGCGGCGCAAATTCCTGGCGGACCGCGAAGAGCTACGCACCGCCATTGCCTCCCGAAACGTGCGCGGGATTGTCCTCGGCCTGCCGCGCAATCTTGACGGCAGCGAAGGTCCGCGCGCCCAGTCGACCCGCGCCTTCGCACGCAATATCGCCGATCTCGGCCTGCCGATTCTACTCTGGGACGAGCGCTGGAGCACGCAGGCGGTGGAACGCTCAATGATTGAACAGGATGTGAGCCGCGGAAAACGCGCAGAACGGATCGATTCGGCCGCTGCGGCCTATATCCTGCAAGGGGCGATCGACGCGTTGATGCTGGGCTGA
- a CDS encoding HD-GYP domain-containing protein, translating into MKMKIAIDDLSVGMYLHSIEGSWFAHPFWRRRFLVTEEAEIETLRAADIREVYIDCSKGRAPETRRKLPAASSRDPQAPTIARMPTPMPSSGSPRERAELVLNRSKTVMRAVFDRSRLGQIVHATDVDSVVDEITESMDSNQKALTGLLRLKNKDEYTYVHSIAVCALMIGLARHIGESEQRVREIGMAGLLHDIGKLTISQEILNKPGRLSEDEFRQVIKHAERGADIISQGEGIPDVAIEVCRHHHEKFDGTGYPDRLAGTEISLESRMAALCDVYDALTSERAYKAAASPVEALTIMHGLTGHFDPKLLFTFCQSLGIFPTGLLCRTNSNFLGLIVSPRARETLCRLRLFYDLSRDQIVTPRDVVIAGSNLDRPIEEAQPSDYDIYDWDRLSDYLLDRGDAADRAILKRYWRGAEPVVEAAEPAEQPVASGPAASTWQPVSLS; encoded by the coding sequence ATGAAGATGAAGATCGCCATCGATGACCTGAGTGTGGGAATGTACCTGCATTCCATCGAAGGGTCCTGGTTCGCCCATCCCTTCTGGCGTCGCCGTTTCCTCGTAACGGAAGAAGCCGAGATCGAAACGCTACGAGCAGCGGATATCCGGGAAGTCTATATCGACTGCTCCAAAGGCCGCGCCCCCGAAACCCGCCGCAAACTGCCGGCCGCATCGTCCCGCGATCCACAGGCCCCGACGATCGCCCGCATGCCGACGCCTATGCCGTCATCGGGCAGCCCACGCGAACGGGCCGAGCTAGTTCTCAACCGTTCCAAAACGGTAATGCGCGCCGTTTTCGATCGCTCACGCCTGGGCCAAATCGTCCACGCGACCGATGTCGACTCCGTGGTCGATGAAATCACGGAGTCGATGGATTCAAACCAGAAGGCGCTGACCGGCCTCCTGCGGCTCAAGAACAAGGACGAATATACCTACGTCCATTCGATTGCCGTCTGCGCCCTGATGATCGGTCTTGCCCGCCACATCGGTGAAAGCGAGCAGCGCGTTCGCGAAATCGGTATGGCCGGGCTGCTGCACGACATTGGCAAGCTGACCATTTCGCAGGAGATCCTGAACAAGCCGGGTCGATTGAGCGAGGACGAATTCCGCCAGGTCATCAAGCATGCCGAGCGCGGCGCGGACATCATCAGCCAGGGCGAAGGCATTCCCGACGTGGCGATCGAGGTATGCCGCCACCATCATGAGAAATTCGACGGCACCGGCTATCCGGACCGGCTTGCAGGGACCGAGATTTCGCTGGAGTCGCGCATGGCCGCATTGTGCGATGTGTACGATGCGCTAACGTCCGAGCGGGCTTACAAGGCTGCTGCGTCCCCCGTCGAGGCGCTGACCATCATGCATGGGCTTACCGGCCATTTCGATCCGAAGCTGCTTTTCACTTTCTGCCAGTCTCTCGGAATTTTTCCGACCGGCCTGTTGTGCCGCACCAACAGCAATTTCCTGGGCTTGATCGTCTCGCCGCGTGCGCGGGAGACGCTTTGCCGCCTTCGGCTGTTCTACGATCTGAGCCGCGATCAGATCGTTACTCCGCGCGATGTCGTGATTGCCGGGAGCAATCTCGATCGGCCGATCGAAGAAGCGCAACCCTCCGATTACGACATTTATGACTGGGATCGCCTTTCGGACTATCTACTGGACCGCGGCGACGCAGCCGATCGCGCTATTCTGAAGCGTTACTGGAGAGGCGCAGAACCGGTTGTCGAAGCGGCTGAACCGGCGGAACAGCCGGTTGCGAGCGGCCCGGCAGCCTCGACCTGGCAACCGGTTAGCCTGAGCTGA
- a CDS encoding DUF1294 domain-containing protein, protein MRAIESILLIAQSGWFWGALFAVNLLTFMTYGMDKARARSGAWRTSEANLLLLAMIGGTPAAYAACHYFRHKTAKKSFQNELFLVALVQAIIVGMLLAFAV, encoded by the coding sequence ATGCGGGCGATTGAATCTATTCTGCTGATTGCGCAATCGGGCTGGTTCTGGGGCGCCCTCTTCGCGGTCAATCTGCTGACTTTCATGACATACGGAATGGACAAGGCACGTGCGCGCAGCGGGGCATGGCGAACGTCCGAGGCGAACCTCCTGCTCCTCGCCATGATCGGCGGAACACCAGCGGCTTACGCGGCCTGCCACTATTTCCGGCACAAGACCGCCAAGAAGAGCTTCCAGAATGAGCTATTTCTGGTGGCGCTCGTCCAGGCGATCATCGTCGGTATGCTGCTGGCTTTTGCGGTCTAG
- a CDS encoding aspartate carbamoyltransferase catalytic subunit, translating into MTASDTASRYPSGSAAFPHANLLGIAGLQPWEILFLLDEAEQWVTMNRQASKHDDRLAGLTLINAFFENSTRTLLSFEIAGKRLGADVVNMHAAQSSVKKGETLIDTAVTLNAMRADAIVIRHASSGAVQLISDKVDCPVLNAGDGSHEHPTQALLDALTIRRRKGDISGLRVTICGDVLHSRVARSNMICLGTLGAEVRVAAPPALLPTGLDALNVTGFTDFDAALDGADVVMMLRLQNERMAGPFIPSPREYAYLYGLDERRLKLAAPDALVMHPGPMNRGVEIVSTIADDPDRSAITEQVEMGVAMRMACLDVLTRRARKVEGWA; encoded by the coding sequence ATGACAGCATCCGATACAGCCAGCCGCTATCCTTCGGGCAGCGCCGCCTTTCCGCACGCGAATCTCCTCGGGATCGCAGGCCTGCAACCATGGGAAATCCTGTTCCTGCTCGACGAGGCAGAGCAGTGGGTGACGATGAACCGTCAGGCATCCAAGCATGACGATCGGCTGGCGGGTCTGACGCTGATCAACGCATTTTTCGAAAACTCCACGCGCACGCTGCTGAGCTTCGAGATTGCGGGAAAGCGCCTGGGCGCGGACGTAGTCAACATGCACGCCGCCCAATCCAGCGTGAAGAAGGGTGAAACGCTGATCGACACCGCGGTGACGCTGAATGCCATGCGCGCGGACGCCATCGTGATCCGCCATGCCAGTTCCGGCGCGGTGCAACTGATCAGCGACAAGGTGGACTGCCCGGTGCTGAACGCAGGAGATGGCAGCCATGAACATCCCACCCAAGCGCTGCTCGACGCGCTGACGATCCGGCGTCGCAAGGGTGACATATCGGGTCTGCGCGTCACCATCTGCGGCGATGTGCTGCACAGCCGCGTCGCGCGATCGAACATGATCTGCCTCGGCACGCTCGGCGCGGAAGTGCGCGTGGCCGCGCCCCCTGCCCTGCTGCCGACGGGGCTCGATGCGCTGAACGTCACCGGCTTCACCGATTTCGATGCCGCACTGGACGGCGCCGACGTGGTGATGATGCTGCGTTTGCAGAATGAGCGGATGGCGGGGCCGTTCATCCCCAGCCCACGCGAATATGCCTATCTCTACGGCCTCGACGAACGAAGGCTCAAGCTGGCCGCGCCGGATGCGCTGGTGATGCACCCCGGCCCGATGAACCGCGGCGTGGAAATCGTTTCGACCATTGCCGACGATCCCGATCGTTCGGCGATTACCGAGCAGGTGGAAATGGGCGTGGCCATGCGCATGGCCTGCCTCGACGTTCTGACGCGCCGGGCGCGCAAGGTGGAGGGCTGGGCATGA
- a CDS encoding dihydroorotase produces MNLSITGGKALLPGASEPKDVAVHVAEGRIVDAVSAEAETLDAKGLIVAPGIVDLGVFATDKPAFHFGGVTRAALMPDRTPPLDDPGAVRSATRSGKPDFWVHPLAAATKNLAGTELAEYALMREAGARGVATGRRWIADSGVMLRVMSYAAALDLPVFVHSEDGGLAGNAVATAGETATRLGLPQAPSAAEALAIARDLMLAEESGAHVHFRQVTTARGLDLIRDAKARGLRVTCGITPAHLFLSDIAVTGFLTFARLAPPLRGEEDRQACLDAVADGTIDVIASGHDPRGEEDKRLPFADAAPGMAGAETLLAMSLNLVRDGRITMGRLFELLSANPARILGAPAGRIEAGLEADLILFDPDAPWQVSSSKMAAQAGNTPFDGLPVQGRVRRLIKGGTLIK; encoded by the coding sequence ATGAACCTCTCGATCACCGGCGGCAAGGCGCTGCTTCCCGGCGCAAGCGAACCAAAGGACGTCGCGGTCCATGTTGCGGAGGGGCGGATCGTGGATGCTGTCTCGGCGGAGGCTGAAACGCTGGACGCGAAGGGTCTGATCGTAGCGCCCGGCATCGTCGATCTGGGTGTGTTCGCGACCGACAAGCCGGCCTTCCATTTCGGCGGCGTCACCCGCGCCGCGCTGATGCCGGATCGCACGCCGCCGCTGGATGATCCGGGCGCGGTGCGCTCTGCCACCCGCTCCGGCAAGCCGGATTTCTGGGTCCACCCGCTTGCCGCCGCGACCAAGAATTTGGCGGGCACAGAACTCGCCGAATATGCGCTGATGCGCGAGGCAGGCGCGCGCGGCGTCGCCACCGGGCGGCGCTGGATCGCCGACAGCGGCGTCATGCTGCGCGTGATGAGCTATGCCGCCGCGCTCGACCTTCCCGTCTTCGTGCATAGCGAAGATGGCGGGCTGGCCGGCAATGCCGTTGCCACCGCGGGCGAGACTGCGACACGGCTCGGCCTGCCGCAAGCCCCCTCAGCCGCCGAAGCGCTGGCGATCGCGCGCGATCTGATGCTGGCGGAAGAAAGCGGCGCGCATGTGCATTTCCGGCAGGTTACGACGGCACGCGGGCTCGATCTGATCCGCGATGCCAAGGCGCGTGGGCTGCGCGTCACCTGCGGCATTACGCCCGCGCATCTGTTCCTCTCGGATATTGCGGTGACCGGCTTCCTCACCTTTGCCCGCCTAGCCCCTCCCCTACGCGGCGAAGAGGATCGCCAGGCCTGTCTCGACGCGGTCGCGGACGGGACGATCGACGTGATCGCGTCAGGCCATGATCCGCGCGGTGAGGAGGACAAGCGCCTTCCCTTCGCCGATGCCGCACCGGGCATGGCGGGCGCCGAAACGTTGCTGGCCATGTCGCTCAATCTGGTGCGCGACGGGCGGATCACGATGGGGCGCCTGTTCGAACTGCTCAGCGCCAATCCCGCGCGCATTCTCGGTGCGCCCGCCGGACGCATCGAGGCGGGGCTGGAGGCGGACCTGATCCTGTTCGATCCGGACGCGCCCTGGCAGGTCAGTTCGTCCAAAATGGCGGCGCAGGCCGGCAACACGCCGTTCGACGGTCTGCCGGTTCAGGGGCGCGTACGCCGCCTGATCAAGGGCGGCACGCTCATCAAATAA
- a CDS encoding SPOR domain-containing protein, whose amino-acid sequence MKASIFVRLATSGALFALTTVGCSTVTPGQLSAASDAPRPAKNAAKAQARAEKALSKGHNDDAIDYAEAAVLTDPDNPQLRSLLGQAYLAAGRFDSAGDSFREAMTLGQSDPRSVIGLALTQTARGQVGAARQTLDQNRAVLPDADYGLALALAGDSKRAVEVLTTAIRTDASSAKTRQNLALAYALDGRWREARIMAAQDMSADQVEKRIASWAQMARPGAYQTRVAGLLGVAPVADAGRPIGLALDFSNQPQAEMVASVAIPRGDEPLPAVGPAPAQGGKQIFAAQESDVSVSPASSRAAPEPRQPVADRPVRTAAAAPVIKAPAAPAKAAPIAKPSPAPVKLAAASSKPGIAARSSAPQTGLRGSHLVQIGAFSSPANAAKAWEIYQRRYPALKGYSSASAKIAAGGKTLYRLAAMGFDDAASAQKFCTSLKSEGGRCIVRNMRGGGAVQYAAGTMTGRVLASR is encoded by the coding sequence ATGAAAGCCTCTATTTTCGTTCGATTGGCCACATCGGGGGCGCTGTTTGCGCTAACGACGGTGGGCTGTTCGACGGTGACGCCCGGCCAGCTTTCGGCTGCATCGGATGCGCCTCGCCCCGCCAAGAACGCCGCGAAGGCGCAGGCGAGGGCTGAAAAAGCACTGTCCAAGGGTCATAATGATGACGCCATCGACTATGCCGAAGCAGCGGTGCTGACCGACCCCGACAATCCGCAGCTGCGCAGCCTGCTTGGCCAGGCCTATCTGGCCGCCGGGCGCTTCGACTCCGCGGGCGACAGCTTTCGCGAGGCGATGACCCTGGGGCAGAGCGACCCGCGCTCCGTGATCGGCCTGGCGCTCACGCAGACCGCGCGCGGCCAAGTGGGCGCAGCGCGTCAGACGCTCGATCAGAACCGGGCTGTGCTGCCGGATGCCGATTACGGCCTTGCTCTCGCGCTGGCCGGAGACAGCAAACGCGCCGTCGAGGTGCTGACCACCGCGATTCGGACCGATGCCTCCAGCGCCAAGACGCGCCAGAACCTTGCGCTCGCTTATGCGCTGGACGGGCGTTGGCGCGAAGCGCGGATCATGGCCGCGCAGGATATGAGCGCCGATCAGGTGGAAAAGCGTATCGCCAGCTGGGCGCAGATGGCCCGCCCTGGGGCCTACCAGACGCGTGTCGCCGGACTTCTCGGCGTTGCGCCGGTGGCCGATGCCGGCCGCCCGATCGGTCTCGCACTCGATTTCAGCAACCAGCCGCAGGCGGAGATGGTGGCGTCGGTCGCCATTCCGCGCGGCGATGAACCGCTCCCCGCAGTCGGCCCGGCGCCGGCGCAGGGCGGAAAGCAGATTTTCGCCGCGCAAGAGAGTGACGTGTCGGTCTCTCCTGCATCGTCGCGCGCCGCGCCCGAACCGCGCCAGCCGGTCGCCGATCGGCCGGTCAGGACAGCTGCCGCTGCGCCCGTGATCAAGGCACCTGCCGCGCCCGCCAAAGCAGCGCCCATTGCCAAGCCTTCGCCAGCCCCCGTCAAACTGGCCGCTGCCTCGAGTAAGCCCGGCATCGCCGCGCGTTCCAGTGCGCCGCAAACGGGTCTTCGCGGATCGCATCTCGTGCAGATCGGCGCATTCTCTTCGCCTGCCAATGCGGCCAAGGCTTGGGAGATCTACCAGCGGCGCTATCCGGCACTGAAGGGCTATTCCAGCGCCAGCGCAAAGATCGCCGCGGGCGGAAAGACGCTTTATCGCCTTGCCGCGATGGGCTTCGACGATGCGGCCAGCGCGCAGAAGTTCTGCACCTCGCTGAAGTCCGAAGGTGGCCGCTGCATCGTACGCAACATGCGCGGGGGCGGCGCGGTGCAATATGCCGCCGGAACCATGACCGGACGGGTGCTCGCATCGCGCTGA